GCCCTAAGGTCAATTCCATGGTATGTTCTTGGGCAGTAGCAGTTACCAGACTACCGCAGGCTATCAATGATAAAAGTATATTTTTGTACATAGTATATTCCTTTTAATAATAGATATTCAAATCTTGTGCCAAAAATATAATTAATTGTTATATAGTATATTACTTCAGAGAAAGGGAATCTTACTCTGTGCCATACCGCACAAAAATAGTGCGTATACGCACACACAACACATTGATATATTACCTATCTTTGCTGACAACTGATGATAGAAAAACAATAGCTTTTATGGAACAATTAGGAAAGATACTGATAGTAGACGATAATGAGGATGTGCTTTTTGCCCTTAACCTTTTACTGGAACCTTATGCAGAAAAGATAAAAGTAGCAGTAACCCCTGATCGTATTGAACACTTCATGACGACTTTCCAGCCCGATATAATATTACTGGATATGAATTTCAGTCGCGATGCTATAAGCGGGCAGGAAGGTTTTGAGAGCCTGGAACAAATCTTGCGTATCGATTCTCAGGCAGTTGTTATTTTCATGACAGCATATGCAGATACGGATAAAGCAGTACGGGCAATTAAAGCGGGCGCCACCGATTTTATCCCCAAACCATGGGAGAAAGAAAAACTGCTTGCTACCCTCTCGTCCGGTATCAAGTTGCGTCGTTCCCGATGTGAAGTGAATCTGCTGAAGGAACAGGTGGAAGTTCTTAGTGGTGTGGGCAGTAGCGTAGAAGAATCTATAATTGGTGAATCAGCTGCGATGCAAGAGGTGTTTACGACAATAGAGAAATTACGCGATGCAGATGCTAATATTCTTATTCTTGGTGAGAATGGAACGGGTAAAGATGTAATAGCACGTTTGTTATATCGCTGTTCGCCACGCTATGGCCGCCCCTTTGTAACGATTGACCTTGGAAGTATTCCTGAACAATTATTTGAAAGTGAATTATTCGGTTACGAAAAGGGAGCATTTACTGATGCCCGAAAACCGAAAGCCGGACGTATGGAAGTGGCAACGGGAGGCACGCTGTTTCTGGATGAAATCGGTAATCTTTCATTGCCTATGCAGGCCAAGCTACTGACGGCCATTGAAAAACGACAGATCAGCCGTTTAGGCAGTACGCAGTCTGTACCTATCGACGTGCGTTTAATTTGTGCCACGAATGCAGATATCCGCCATCTGGTGGAAGAAGGGAATTTCCGGCAAGACTTACTCTATCGTATCAATACGATTGAACTGCACATCCCTCCATTGCGGGAGCGAGGGAATGATATTATCCTCTTGGCAGACCATTTTCTGCAGCGCTATGCCCGTAAATATCAGAAGGAAATGCGGGGCTTGACGCGTGAAGCAAAAGCGAAATTACTGCGTTATCCCTGGCCGGGAAATGTGCGTGAGTTACAACATACGATGGAGCGTGCCGTAATTCTGGGTGACGGTTCGTTGCTTCGTCCCGACAATTTCCTGTTTCAGGCTTCTTCACCCCGTCCTAAGAAGGAGGAAGAAGTACTCAATCTGGAGCAATTGGAACGGCAGGCTGTAGAAAAGGCTATGCGATTGAGCGAAGGGAATATGACGCGGGCCGCGGAGTATCTGGGAATCACGCGCTTTGCATTGTATCGGAAGATTGAGAAGTTGGGATTATAGTTTAATTAAATTCTTCATTCAAACCATTTATTATGAAGCGGTATTCCTTAATTGTTATCTTGCACATCTGTCTTCTGGCAGTACTTTCTGTAGGCGTCTATGTGTTATTTTGTGCAGACTTGTGGTTTAGTATGCTTATCACATTCTTGTTTCTTTTGGGGACGGGTATACACCTTTATTATATACAGATGAAACAATTGCAGATGATACGTCGCCTGACAGGCAGTTTGCGTTATAATGATATGACACAGGCTTTCCATCCACCTTATAAAAATAAGCTGATGACAGAGATGGCTGTAGAATTATCAGAAACCCTACAGGCTTTTCGTGCCCGTTTACTAGAGGAAGAAGTGAAACACCAGTATTACGAAAGTCTGTTGAATAAAGTGGATACCGCTGTATTAGTGACTGACATGTCCGGGCGTATCGAGTGGTTGAATCGTGCTGCTACTGCTCAACTGGGGCAAGATCCACAGTTGCCGTCCGAATTCTTGAATCTTCCCTCAGGTGAAACACAAGTCATGCGTATTCATCGGAATGGGGCTACTTTGGAAATGGCCGTAGCTACTACCCTTTTCGTAGCTCGTGGCATGGAAAGGCGCCTCATTAGTTTGAAGAATATACATTCTGTATTGGAACGAAATGAAATGGAAGCCTGGCAAAAACTAATCCGTGTACTCACCCATGAAATCATGAATTCCATTACGCCTATCATCTCTCTTTCCGAAACATTGAGTGAGCGTGGAGTGCCTGTGGCATTAAAAGACGCAGGAGGCGAAAAAGAATATGCCGTAATGCTGCAAGCCATGCAAACTATTCATCGGCGTAGTAAGGGATTGTTGGGGTTTGTAGAAAACTATCGTCGTCTTACCCGTCTCCCCGCTCCCGTCTGCGCGAGTGTATCAGTTCGGGAGCTGTTTACTGATTTGCAGAAACTCTTTCCAGACGAAACGATTCATTTTGAACTTCCACCTTCAGAGAAAATATTGAATGTGGATCGTGCCCAGATAGAACAGGTGCTTATTAATCTGCTAAAAAATGCCCGTGAAGCATCTGGCCGTCGCGAAGAACCCAGAATTGAGGTAAAAGCTGCTTTTGCACCCAAAGTGACTTCTTCTCTGACTTCCTGGCGTTGTACTATTACTGTTCGGGATAATGGTGAAGGTATCTTACCCGAAGTACAGGATAAAATATTTGTTCCGTTCTTCACGACGAAAACTGCCGGTTCGGGTATTGGACTCAGCCTTTGCAAGCAAATTATGAATCAGCATGGGGGAAATATTTCTGTTTATTCGGAAGCGGGAAAAGGTAGTTGCTTTACTTTACAATTCAGTTAGATGGACATTGCATCTCAAAAGGTTGTTTTGAGTCTATTAAAAAATACAAATATTATATAATCGTAAAAAATCTGTGTCGATATTTTATTGCTTTTAACAGCTACTAATTTTTCCATTATTTATTTTTGCAGCCACACAAATCGATAACTCATATTTAATTAACCATAAAATTCTATATGATTATGCGAACTAATTATTTGCTGCTATTAACCATTTTATTGGGTTTGATCCCCATGAATTACACACACGCCTCTGATTCTGTACCAAGCGTGTTTCTTTATTCTCCTTACACAAAGATTTCCGTTTCTCCGGGAACGAGCATTGACTACAAAATTGATTTAATCAACAATTCGGATGCACCGGTCAATGCCGATCTGTCCGTAACAGGACTACCTGCAAGTTGGAAGCGTGAGTTAAAATCCGGTGGTTGGAATATTAACAAACTGGCAGTTTTGCCTAATGAAAAGAAAGACTTTAACTTGAAATTGGAAGTACCACTGAAGATAAATAAAGGTAGCTATAATTTCACAGTCTTCGCCGGAGATTGCCAACTTCCTCTAACAGTCACTGTAGCCCAACAAGGTACTTATCAGACTGAATTTACTACTGACCAGCCCAATATGCAGGGAAATTCTAAATCCACATTCACCTTCAATGCCGTACTGAAAAACCAGACTGCTGATCAGCAGTTATATGCTTTGATGTCCAATGCACCCAGGGGGTGGAATGTTATTTTCAAACCTAACTATAAACAGGCTACCTCTGCACAAGTGGAAGCAAATGCCAGCCAGAATGTATCGATAGACGTCACCCCACCCGCCAATGTAGAAGCCGGAAATTATAAGATTTCAGTACGTGCGGTTGCTGGCAATACATCTGCCGACCTGGACTTGGAAGTAGTGGTTACAGGTACCTATCAAATGGAACTGACCACTCCACGAGGATTGTTGAGTACTGAGATTACTGCCGGAGATGTGAAGCGCTTGGAACTGGTAGTCAGGAATACAGGCTCTTCTTTACTAAAAGATATCCAACTTTCATCCGGTAAACCTACAGATTGGGAAGTTTCTTTTGAGCCGGCTAAAATAGAGATGCTGAAAGCCGGAGAAACAACTACTGTTACGGCTGTAATGAAGGCTTCGAAAAAAGCCTTGCCCGGCGATTATATTGCAACCATGGAAGCCAGAACTCCCGAAGTGAATGCTACCGCACAATTCAGGATTGCAGTAAAAACACCTATGCTTTGGGGGTGGGTAGGAATATTAGTTATCGTTGTAGCTGTGGGAGGTGTCTACTATCTATTCCGAAAATATGGAAGGAGGTAATTATGGGCGAACAAGTGATTGTACTTACCGATTTGACAAAAAAATACGGTAATTTCACTGCTGTTGACCATATTAGCCTGTCAATCTGCAAAGGAGAGATCTTCGGATTATTAGGTCCGAACGGTGCGGGAAAATCCACAACTATCCTGATGATGCTGGGGCTGACGGAGCCGACTTCCGGCAAAGTGGAAATTTGTGGAATAGACTCCACTACAAACCCTATTGAGGTTAAGAAGAGAATAGGTTATCTTCCCGAAGACTTAGGCTTTTATGATGAAATGACAGGATTGGAAAACCTTGTCTATACAGCACTTCTGAATGGTCTTTCAAAGAGGGAGGCTGAGGAGAAAGCAAAGGAACTCATGCAGCGGGTAGGGCTTTCCGAACAGGCAAACAAGAAGACTGGAAAGTATTCCCGTGGTATGAGGCAACGTCTGGGATTGGCAGATGTACTGATTAAGAATCCGGAAATCATAATCCTGGATGAACCGACATCGGGTATCGATCCTGCCGGAATTCAGGAATTTATTGAATTGATTCGTAATTTGAGTAGAGTGCATTCTTTGACTGTATTGTTTTCTTCCCATAACTTGGATCAGGTGCAGAAAGCTTGTGATCGTGTGGGTTTGTTTAATCACGGAAAATTATTGGCACAGCTTGATCTTGAGGAGATGGAGGGTAAACAGGTGGAACTTATTGATGTCTACAATGATTATGTAAAGGAAGGAGGTGAGAAACATGAACAAAGTTGAGCAGCCTTTCTGGGTTATTGTGAATAAGGAAATCCGAGATCATGTACGTAGTTGGCGCTTTATTATCTTACTTGCCATTATTACACTAACCTGTATGGGAGCTTTGTATACATCACTCACCAGTATGCGCGAGGCTATCAAGTCAGGTGGTGTGGAAGATACTTTTTTCTTCCTGAAATTGTTTACTGTATCGGATGGTACGTTACCTTCCTTCGTTTTATTCATTAACTTTTTAGGACCGTTGCTAGGCATTGCTTTGGGATTTGACGCCATGAATTCGGAACAGAACAAGGGAACGTTATGCCGCATATTATCACAACCGATACATCGTGATTGCATAATCAATGCCAAATTTGTTGCTGCATTGATCGTGATTACAATTATGCTGTTTGTATTAGGGTTCCTGGTGATGGGTGCCGGATTGATTGCTATTGGTATTCCACCCACGCCGGAAGAATTTGCCCGTATCATTTCCTTTTTGGTCCTCAGTGTTTTCTATGTAGGGCTTTGGTTGAATATGGCGATACTGTTTTCACTTTGTTTCCGGCAAACGGCAACTTCAGCCTTGGCTTCTTTGGCAATATGGTTGTTCTTTAGCGTCTTCTATACGATGATTGTCAACTGGATTGCCAAAATGTTGATGCCTTCTGATATGATGTCTCCTTATTATGCCATTGGCTATCAGAAAATAGTTTGGGGTATAACGTCGTTGAATCCGTGTGAGTTATTTAATCAGGCAACTTCTGTATTGTTGATGCCGTCTCTCCGAAGTTTGGGACCATTAATGATGGAGCAGGTCCAAGGGGCTATACCCAGTCCTCTCCCATTGGGACAGAGTTTACTGGTTATATGGCCACAGTTGACAGGATTGATTGCAGTTACAATACTTTGCTTTGCCCTTTCTTATATTATATTTATGCGTAGAGAAATTCGTTCAAGGTAATTGATTGGTTGGGGTAAGAAGAAATCCCTGACGACTTTAAATATATAAAGTATCGTCAGGGATTCATATGTTGTAGTTTGTATTATTTCTGCCTTACATACTCTAAAGTGTATCCGTAGTTAGAACTCAGTACTAAAGAATCCGGTGTTAACTTGTCTATTTTCAGAGTATCCACACCTTCAATTTCTATTCCATTACCAATGCTTTTTACTGTCAGGTAAAGCTGATCGCCTTGCTGTTCCCATTCTTTGTATACCAGTGTGTGCATATTAATGGAAGATGCTTCTCCATTCTCTTCCAGTTTGATGCCTTGTACTTCTCCGGGTTGTCCATTAATGGGCATTACCCACGATCCTACTACTGTAACGGGGGCTTTAGTGCCACCACATGCAGCAAATACGACTGCCATGACAGCCATACTAAAGATTTGTTTTTTCATGATGTCTTTTTTATTATAGTGTAACGTTGAAATCAGCCAATTGTTTTTCGGGGCATAAAGTTAGTTGAAAAATATCGTTTTGCCAGCTATTATTTTATGTTTTCTGCATTCCTATCTAATATATATGTTGGTGAGGTATGTTGATATCTCTGCTACCTATCCGGATATAGTCAAGTCCGTACCAAGTCCGTATAAAGGTACCTTTATTGGGAGTTGATACGGACTTGGTACGGAGATGACACGGAGGTGACTATACTTTAATGAGCATTCAAGACCTCTTCTGAAACTTTTTTAATAAAAAAACTTCAGTTTTCTTTGCTTATTACAAAATACTTTCTACCTTTGCACTCGCTTTTAAGAAATAAGGCATTCGGGGTGTAGCGCAGTCCGGTTAGCGCACCTGCTTTGGGAGCAGGGGGTCGTGGGTTCGAATCCCGCTACCCCGACAGTAAGGTGAAAGAAGGTGTTATAAATGACACCTTCTTTTTTTTTAAACAACTGGGCACTTTTTCTATTAATCTTATCATTTTATTATAAAAAGTGAAGTAATATATTTCTCTAAAGTGTATATTATTTCTATATTTACTGCGAATGGATAAGTGTCTAAAAATGTAATATCATGGAGGAGAATCAAGATGTTCGTTGGTTGCAGCGTTATGATAGCTTTCAAAAAGCTTGTAAAAGAGTACTTGAAATCACTGAATCCGACAAATCCCCGGAGGATTTATCAGAATTGGAGCAAGAGGGACTTATACAGCGATTTGAATATACTTTTGAACTGGCATGGAAGGTATTACAAGATTTTTTAAAATACAAAGGGTATGAGTTTATGCAAGGTCCTAACGGTGCCCTTCAAAAAGCCTTTGAAGATGGTTTGATTTCCAATCATGATGCTTGGCGGAGAATGGCTAAAGCAAGAGTAACAACCTCGCATACTTATAATGAGGGTGAAGCTATCGAAATAGTAAAAAATATATTTGAAGAATACGCTGTACTATTAAAGCAATTGAACATTAGGTTAACTCAAGAGAAATCAAATATAGAAAATAATATTTATCCGGAATAACTATGTACGGATTAAGTGATATTGTCATTGCTGATATTTGTAGTGTGCTTGAGAAGCATGCTAATATAGAAAAGGCTGTAATTTTCGGTTCACGAGCTAAAGGTAACTATGGAGAAGGATCGGATATAGATCTTGCTATAGTGGGGAATGATATTTCTTTCAATCAATTGATGGATATAAATATTCAAATAGAAGATTTGGGGTTGCTGTATAAAGTAGATGTTATTGACTATAATAAGAATATCGGTACTCCAATTGGAGACCATATAAATCGAGTAGGTTTACTGTTTTATGAAAAAAAAGAGAAGTAATATAATCACATCTTTAAATAAAACTCTCTTGTCAACGCAATGTATTCCGGTGTAAATTGATTGCGTTCCACCTCAATACATAAAGTTTCCTCCATACATTTTTGTTCCTGATGTCCGAATGCGATAAGTACTCTCCTGCTAGGCTTGCCTGGCTTGGTAAAAACATGAAGGCGTCGTGAAGGGTATAATTTGTATTTCCAAGCTGTATCAATTACTAACTTCTCTGCTTCAGTAGGAATGATGATACATATCCTCCCCTGATCTTCAAGAAAGTGTGCCGAACGCCGGAAAAGTAACTCGTAATTCAGTTCGCGGGTGTGACGTGCCATATTGCGTTGCTTGTCAGGGCAATTTAAAGCATCAACAAAATAAGGAGGGTTAGAAACTATCAGATGATATTTATTATCTGTTTGAAATAAACTGAAATCATTACAGATAACTTTTATCCTATTTGCCCATGGAGAACGTGCTATGTTTTCTTCTGCCTGAGTTGCCGCGGCTTCATCTATTTCTATAGCTGTAACTTGTGAAAGCGGATTACGTTGAGCTAACATTAAAGCTATCAATCCTGTGCCGGTACCAATATCGAGAATTTGTTGAGGGTTTCCAACTTCTGCCCAGGCACCCAAAAGAACTCCATCTGTACCTACTTTCATGGCACATTTATCATGCCATATAGTAAATTGTTTAAACTGAAAATAAGGATTTGGCATCGTTTATAGTTATTATTTGAGGGCAAAAATAGGCAAAGTCGGGAATATTACGACTAATTTGGCACTGTTTTTGTCTTTTTATAGAAAAGGTGCTTTATATTAATGAAGAATAGATTAACTTTGCAGGCGCTTTGTAAGCCCTGTCAGTGTGACATAAACTTAAAAAGAACAAAATGAAGAAAAGACTTTACCTAAAAGATATGGAGACGAGAGAAGAAGGAAACTCTTTCTCAGTAATTGCTGATTTTGAGGGGAATGAGGAACAATTGATGGATATTGAAGTGAATGAGATACTTCCGATATTGCCTTTACGGAATATGGTTTTATTTCCAGGCGTGTTTATGCCGGTATCTGTCGGGAGAAAGACTTCCATGAAATTAGTGCGTGAAGCAGAAAAGAAGAGTGCATATATCGGAGTAGTCTGTCAGAAAGTGGCTGAAACCGAAATGCCAATGTTGGAAGATTTGCATACTATTGGTACGATCGGTAAGATTATCCGTATCCTGGAGATGCCTGATCAGACAACAACGATTATCCTGCAAGGCGTCAAACGTATGGAGTTGGAAGAAATTGTAGATACAACTCCGTATTTGAAAGGACGCGTAAAGGCACTGGAAGAAGATATTCCCGATAAAAATGATAAAGAGTTCCATGCTTTGGTGGAAGCTTGTAAGGATCTGACTATAAGATATATCAAATCATCTGATATGTTCCCGCAGGATTCTGCATTTGCTATCAAGAACATTACTAATCCTATGTTTTTGGTAGATTTTATTTGCACGAATCTTCCATTGAAGAAAGATGAAAAGATTGAGTTGCTACGTATTGACTCATTGCGGGCACGTACTTACCGTCTATTAGAGATACTGAACCGGGAAGTGCAGCTTGCCGAGATTAAGGAGTCCATACAGATGCGTGCACGAGAAGATATTGACCAACAACAACGTGAATACTTCCTGCAACAGCAAATTAAAACCATTCAGGATGAATTGGGTGGCGGTGGCCAGGAACAGGAAATTGAAGAGCTGCGCCGCAAAGCACTCACTACTAAATGGAGTGTAGAAGTGAGAGACATCTTTATGAAAGAGGTGGATAAATTGGAGCGTACACATCCGCAATCTCCTGATTACAGTGTGCAGCTTAATTATCTGCAAACAATGTTGAGTTTGCCATGGGGAATATATACTACGGATAATCTCAACCTGATCAATGCCGAAAAGACTTTAAATAAAGATCATTATGGCTTGGAGAAGGTGAAAGAACGTATTTTGGAGCACTTGGCTGTATTAAAGTTGAAAGGTGACATGAAGTCGCCTATTATCTGCTTGTATGGCCCTCCGGGAGTGGGTAAAACTTCTTTGGGACGTTCTATCGCTGCTGCCTTGAAGCGTAAGTACATTCGTATGTCATTGGGTGGTGTGCATGATGAAGCTGAAATCCGTGGACACCGCAAGACATATATCGGTGCTATGCCGGGACGTATTATCAAGAGTCTGATCAAGGCAGGTTCATCAAATCCGGTGTTTATCTTGGACGAAATTGATAAAGTTAGCTCAGACCGTCAGGGGGATCCCTCTTCTGCCCTGCTTGAAGTACTCGATCCGGAACAGAATACAACATTCCATGACAACTTCCTGGATGTAGATTATGATTTGTCTAAAGTGATGTTCATAGCTACTGCAAATAACCTGAATACTATTCCCGGACCTTTGCTCGACCGTATGGAGTTGATTGAGGTAAGTGGTTATATCACCGAAGAGAAAATAGAGATTGCCCGCCGCCATTTGGTTCCGAAAGAACTGGAAGCTAACGGTATGAAGAAGAATGATATCAAGATACCGAAGAATACGCTGGAGGCAATTATCGAGTCGTATACTCGTGAAAGCGGCGTACGTGAACTGGAGAAGAAAATAGGTAAGATACTTCGTAAATCAGCACGTCAGTATGCTACAGATGGTTATTTTGCCAAACAGGAGATTAAGCCGGGAGATTTATATGAATTCCTCGGAGCACCGGAGTATACCCGTGATAAATATCAGGGTAATGATTACGCTGGTGTAGTCACCGGACTGGCATGGACTGCCGTAGGCGGAGAAATCTTGTTTGTAGAAACCAGTTTAAGTCGTGGAAAAGGCGGACGTCTGACATTGACCGGAAATCTGGGCGACGTCATGAAGGAATCTGCAATGCTGGCTTTGGAATATATCAAGGCACATGCTTCTTTGTTAAATCTGGATGAAGAAATCTTTGATAATTGGAATATTCATGTACATGTACCGGAAGGTGCTATTCCTAAGGATGGACCTTCAGCCGGTATTACGATGGCCACATCTCTTGCTTCTGCCCTCACCCAACGTAAGGTAAAAGCGAATCTTGCTATGACAGGAGAAATAACACTTCGTGGTAAGGTGCTTCCCGTAGGAGGTATTAAGGAAAAGATTCTGGCTGCCAAACGTGCCGGCATCAAGAACATTATCTTGAGTGAAGAGAATCGTAAGAATATTGACGAAATACAGGAAATCTACCTCAAGGGATTGACTTTCCACTACGTGAAAGATGTGAAAGAAGTATTTGCCATTGCGCTGACCAATGAAAAGGTAGCCGATGCCATTGACTTGTCCGTAAAGAAAGAAAAGACAGAAAAGAAAGCAGAATGACATTCGACTTACAATATACAGACAGTAAAAGTAACGCGCGTGCAGGATTGATAACCACCGATCACGGGCAGATAGCAACACCTATCTTTATGCCGGTAGGTACCGTAGGAACGGTGAAAGGTGTGCATGTAACCGAACTGAAAGAAGATATCGAGGCGCAGATCATATTAGGAAATACCTATCATCTGTACCTGCGTCCGGGATTGGATGTATTGGAAAAAGCCGGAGGACTTCATAAGTTCAACGGTTTTGACCGTCCGATGTTGACGGATAGTGGTGGTTTCCAGGTCTTTTCATTGTCGGGTATTCGTAAATTACGGGAAGAAGGTGCAGAATTCCGTTCACATATTGATGGTAGCAAACATATCTTCACTCCCGAAAAGGTAATGGATATCGAACGTACGATTGGTGCAGATATTATGATGGCTTTTGACGAGTGTCCTCCGGGAGATTCGGATTATGCGTATGCCAAAAAGTCATTAGGACTGACACACCGTTGGCTGGACCGTTGTATTCAGCGTTTCAATGAGACGGAACCAAAATATGGATACCAACAGTCGCTTTTCCCCATTGTTCAAG
The nucleotide sequence above comes from Bacteroides intestinalis DSM 17393. Encoded proteins:
- a CDS encoding sensor histidine kinase, encoding MKRYSLIVILHICLLAVLSVGVYVLFCADLWFSMLITFLFLLGTGIHLYYIQMKQLQMIRRLTGSLRYNDMTQAFHPPYKNKLMTEMAVELSETLQAFRARLLEEEVKHQYYESLLNKVDTAVLVTDMSGRIEWLNRAATAQLGQDPQLPSEFLNLPSGETQVMRIHRNGATLEMAVATTLFVARGMERRLISLKNIHSVLERNEMEAWQKLIRVLTHEIMNSITPIISLSETLSERGVPVALKDAGGEKEYAVMLQAMQTIHRRSKGLLGFVENYRRLTRLPAPVCASVSVRELFTDLQKLFPDETIHFELPPSEKILNVDRAQIEQVLINLLKNAREASGRREEPRIEVKAAFAPKVTSSLTSWRCTITVRDNGEGILPEVQDKIFVPFFTTKTAGSGIGLSLCKQIMNQHGGNISVYSEAGKGSCFTLQFS
- a CDS encoding lipocalin-like domain-containing protein, encoding MKKQIFSMAVMAVVFAACGGTKAPVTVVGSWVMPINGQPGEVQGIKLEENGEASSINMHTLVYKEWEQQGDQLYLTVKSIGNGIEIEGVDTLKIDKLTPDSLVLSSNYGYTLEYVRQK
- a CDS encoding tRNA1(Val) (adenine(37)-N6)-methyltransferase, which encodes MPNPYFQFKQFTIWHDKCAMKVGTDGVLLGAWAEVGNPQQILDIGTGTGLIALMLAQRNPLSQVTAIEIDEAAATQAEENIARSPWANRIKVICNDFSLFQTDNKYHLIVSNPPYFVDALNCPDKQRNMARHTRELNYELLFRRSAHFLEDQGRICIIIPTEAEKLVIDTAWKYKLYPSRRLHVFTKPGKPSRRVLIAFGHQEQKCMEETLCIEVERNQFTPEYIALTREFYLKM
- a CDS encoding nucleotidyltransferase domain-containing protein, whose product is MYGLSDIVIADICSVLEKHANIEKAVIFGSRAKGNYGEGSDIDLAIVGNDISFNQLMDINIQIEDLGLLYKVDVIDYNKNIGTPIGDHINRVGLLFYEKKEK
- a CDS encoding HI0074 family nucleotidyltransferase substrate-binding subunit; the protein is MEENQDVRWLQRYDSFQKACKRVLEITESDKSPEDLSELEQEGLIQRFEYTFELAWKVLQDFLKYKGYEFMQGPNGALQKAFEDGLISNHDAWRRMAKARVTTSHTYNEGEAIEIVKNIFEEYAVLLKQLNIRLTQEKSNIENNIYPE
- the lon gene encoding endopeptidase La, whose translation is MKKRLYLKDMETREEGNSFSVIADFEGNEEQLMDIEVNEILPILPLRNMVLFPGVFMPVSVGRKTSMKLVREAEKKSAYIGVVCQKVAETEMPMLEDLHTIGTIGKIIRILEMPDQTTTIILQGVKRMELEEIVDTTPYLKGRVKALEEDIPDKNDKEFHALVEACKDLTIRYIKSSDMFPQDSAFAIKNITNPMFLVDFICTNLPLKKDEKIELLRIDSLRARTYRLLEILNREVQLAEIKESIQMRAREDIDQQQREYFLQQQIKTIQDELGGGGQEQEIEELRRKALTTKWSVEVRDIFMKEVDKLERTHPQSPDYSVQLNYLQTMLSLPWGIYTTDNLNLINAEKTLNKDHYGLEKVKERILEHLAVLKLKGDMKSPIICLYGPPGVGKTSLGRSIAAALKRKYIRMSLGGVHDEAEIRGHRKTYIGAMPGRIIKSLIKAGSSNPVFILDEIDKVSSDRQGDPSSALLEVLDPEQNTTFHDNFLDVDYDLSKVMFIATANNLNTIPGPLLDRMELIEVSGYITEEKIEIARRHLVPKELEANGMKKNDIKIPKNTLEAIIESYTRESGVRELEKKIGKILRKSARQYATDGYFAKQEIKPGDLYEFLGAPEYTRDKYQGNDYAGVVTGLAWTAVGGEILFVETSLSRGKGGRLTLTGNLGDVMKESAMLALEYIKAHASLLNLDEEIFDNWNIHVHVPEGAIPKDGPSAGITMATSLASALTQRKVKANLAMTGEITLRGKVLPVGGIKEKILAAKRAGIKNIILSEENRKNIDEIQEIYLKGLTFHYVKDVKEVFAIALTNEKVADAIDLSVKKEKTEKKAE
- a CDS encoding ABC transporter permease; amino-acid sequence: MNKVEQPFWVIVNKEIRDHVRSWRFIILLAIITLTCMGALYTSLTSMREAIKSGGVEDTFFFLKLFTVSDGTLPSFVLFINFLGPLLGIALGFDAMNSEQNKGTLCRILSQPIHRDCIINAKFVAALIVITIMLFVLGFLVMGAGLIAIGIPPTPEEFARIISFLVLSVFYVGLWLNMAILFSLCFRQTATSALASLAIWLFFSVFYTMIVNWIAKMLMPSDMMSPYYAIGYQKIVWGITSLNPCELFNQATSVLLMPSLRSLGPLMMEQVQGAIPSPLPLGQSLLVIWPQLTGLIAVTILCFALSYIIFMRREIRSR
- a CDS encoding ABC transporter ATP-binding protein, which codes for MGEQVIVLTDLTKKYGNFTAVDHISLSICKGEIFGLLGPNGAGKSTTILMMLGLTEPTSGKVEICGIDSTTNPIEVKKRIGYLPEDLGFYDEMTGLENLVYTALLNGLSKREAEEKAKELMQRVGLSEQANKKTGKYSRGMRQRLGLADVLIKNPEIIILDEPTSGIDPAGIQEFIELIRNLSRVHSLTVLFSSHNLDQVQKACDRVGLFNHGKLLAQLDLEEMEGKQVELIDVYNDYVKEGGEKHEQS
- a CDS encoding sigma-54-dependent transcriptional regulator produces the protein MEQLGKILIVDDNEDVLFALNLLLEPYAEKIKVAVTPDRIEHFMTTFQPDIILLDMNFSRDAISGQEGFESLEQILRIDSQAVVIFMTAYADTDKAVRAIKAGATDFIPKPWEKEKLLATLSSGIKLRRSRCEVNLLKEQVEVLSGVGSSVEESIIGESAAMQEVFTTIEKLRDADANILILGENGTGKDVIARLLYRCSPRYGRPFVTIDLGSIPEQLFESELFGYEKGAFTDARKPKAGRMEVATGGTLFLDEIGNLSLPMQAKLLTAIEKRQISRLGSTQSVPIDVRLICATNADIRHLVEEGNFRQDLLYRINTIELHIPPLRERGNDIILLADHFLQRYARKYQKEMRGLTREAKAKLLRYPWPGNVRELQHTMERAVILGDGSLLRPDNFLFQASSPRPKKEEEVLNLEQLERQAVEKAMRLSEGNMTRAAEYLGITRFALYRKIEKLGL
- a CDS encoding COG1470 family protein gives rise to the protein MIMRTNYLLLLTILLGLIPMNYTHASDSVPSVFLYSPYTKISVSPGTSIDYKIDLINNSDAPVNADLSVTGLPASWKRELKSGGWNINKLAVLPNEKKDFNLKLEVPLKINKGSYNFTVFAGDCQLPLTVTVAQQGTYQTEFTTDQPNMQGNSKSTFTFNAVLKNQTADQQLYALMSNAPRGWNVIFKPNYKQATSAQVEANASQNVSIDVTPPANVEAGNYKISVRAVAGNTSADLDLEVVVTGTYQMELTTPRGLLSTEITAGDVKRLELVVRNTGSSLLKDIQLSSGKPTDWEVSFEPAKIEMLKAGETTTVTAVMKASKKALPGDYIATMEARTPEVNATAQFRIAVKTPMLWGWVGILVIVVAVGGVYYLFRKYGRR